One genomic segment of Amycolatopsis sp. Hca4 includes these proteins:
- a CDS encoding MarR family winged helix-turn-helix transcriptional regulator translates to MTELADRLLGAVLGVRRVVRRRIRADVPGAPLPGAQVELLRVVADHPGIGVAAAARELHLANNSVSTLVNQLAEAGLVRREADPADRRAIRLEITAAAADRMAAWRRARTGLVADALTRLSEEDTAAIEQALPALEKLMGILKEQP, encoded by the coding sequence ATGACCGAACTCGCCGACCGGCTGCTGGGTGCCGTCCTGGGGGTACGCCGGGTGGTGCGCCGCCGGATCCGGGCCGACGTACCGGGCGCCCCGCTGCCCGGCGCCCAGGTCGAGCTGCTGCGGGTCGTGGCCGATCACCCCGGCATCGGGGTCGCCGCCGCCGCTCGTGAGCTGCACCTGGCGAACAACTCCGTCAGCACGCTGGTCAACCAGCTCGCCGAAGCGGGCTTGGTGCGCCGCGAAGCCGATCCCGCCGACCGGCGCGCGATCCGGCTGGAGATCACCGCCGCGGCCGCCGACCGGATGGCGGCCTGGCGCCGCGCCCGCACCGGGCTCGTCGCCGACGCCCTCACCCGGCTGTCCGAAGAGGACACCGCCGCGATCGAGCAGGCGTTGCCCGCCCTCGAAAAACTCATGGGCATCCTGAAGGAGCAGCCATGA